Genomic DNA from Methanolobus chelungpuianus:
ACGGTATCCTTCTGTCCTAGCATGGATGTGGTCATCAGTGCGGAACCTACAAGCAACAGCTTTCCGCCCTTGTTCTTCTTGACCTCATCAATAAGTGTGTCATTGGATACGTCAACTCCCAGATCGACGATCTTGAAGCCGTTTGCACCCAGCATTGTTGAGACAAGGCGGTGGCCGATGTCGTGGATGTCTCCTTCCTGAACGAAAGTGATAGCTGTTCCCAC
This window encodes:
- a CDS encoding cobalamin-dependent protein (Presence of a B(12) (cobalamin)-binding domain implies dependence on cobalamin itself, in one of its several forms, or in some unusual lineages, dependence on a cobalamin-like analog.), with product VGTAITFVQEGDIHDIGHRLVSTMLGANGFKIVDLGVDVSNDTLIDEVKKNKGGKLLLVGSALMTTSMLGQKDTVAVLKEEGLRDSVKIMFGGAPVSRKWIDEIGADATAENAADAARVALGLMK